The proteins below come from a single Metarhizium brunneum chromosome 1, complete sequence genomic window:
- the PRE6 gene encoding Proteasome subunit alpha type-4 translates to MASGYDRALSVFSPDGHVFQVEYAGEAVKRGTCAVGVKGKDVVVLGCEKRSAMKLQDTRITPSKIQLLDTHTALAFAGLNADARILVDKARLEAQSHRLSVEDPVTIDYITKYVAGVQQRYTQAGGVRPFGISTLVVGFDPGSKVPRLYQTEPSGIYSAWKANAIGRSSKTVREFLERNYKDDMDREATIRLAIKSLLEVVQTGAKNIEIALMAPGATMEILPTDEIEGYVKEIEQEKQEEAAKKKTGRTPGTGSAAILTRGQDDSAAE, encoded by the exons ATGGCTTCCGGTTACGACAGAGCTCTATCTG TCTTCAG TCCGGACGGACACGTGTTCCAGGTCGAATATGCTGGTGAAGCTGTCAAGCGAG GAACTTGTGCTGTTGGCGTCAAGGGAAAGGATGTAGTTGTCCTTGGATGCGAGAAGCGATCAGCTATGAAGCTGCAAGATACTCGGATTACCCCTTCCAAGATCCAACTCTTGGACACCCACACTGCCCTGGCCTTTGCTGGCCTGAATGCTGATGCCCGAATCCTCGTTGACAAGGCTCGGTTAGAAGCCCAGTCCCACCGTCTGTCTGTGGAGGACCCCGTCACCATCGACTACATTACCAAGTATGTGGCGGGTGTGCAGCAGCGATACACTCAGGCTGGTGGTGTGCGGCCATTCGGCATCAGCACGCTCGTTGTTGGTTTTGACCCTGGCAGCAAGGTCCCCAGATTGTATCAGACTGAGCCATCTGGTATTTACTCAGCATG GAAGGCGAATGCCATCGGCCGATCGAGCAAGACGGTTCGTGAGTTTCTCGAACGCAACTACAAAGATGATATGGATCGGGAGGCTACCATTCGGTTGGCGATAAAATCTCTCCTTGAGGTGGTGCAGACTGGCGCaaagaacattgaaattGCTCTCATGGCCCCTGGCGCTACCATGGAGATCTTGCCTACCGACGAGATCGAGGGCTACGTGAAGGAGATTGAGCAGGAGAAGCAAGAAGAGGCTGCTAAGAAGAAGACCGGACGGACACCTGGAACAGGCAGTGCCGCGATTCTTACAAGAGGACAGGACGATTCTGCTGCTGAATAA
- the ptr8 gene encoding General transcription and DNA repair factor IIH helicase subunit XPB yields MPPKRKAETAVQGGSKAGRSSRVSTPGAATPRSLESTDDVEEDDGPVDEVLERDIDKNIDLFSLDRFQKRHAVREPLPHIFGDRDFSYLDLKKDHQNRPLWIDPQKGRIILESFNPLAEQAQDFLITIAEPLSRPTFMHEYALTTHSLYAAVSVGLSPTDIINTLERFLKTPLPDEIRSFITSCTQSYGKVKLVLKNTKYYVESPDPEMLQMLLKNPVIGPLRVQGTEEITTSAAPKIGGLVIPGTKNAAGVKQANGLSQGAEQQNEQAVNEGDVLATLNEEDDDDQEVTHSFEIADKDVETVQKECLNLGYPVLEEYDFRRDEVNSNLEIDLKPGTQIRPYQEKSLSKMFGNGRAKSGLIVLPCGAGKTLVGITAACTIKKGIIVLCTSSMSVVQWRNEFLKWSNINPDDIVAFTSDSKGSVFTGSTGIIVTTYSMVTQSRARSYDADKMMKFLTGREWGLMLLDEVHVVPANIFRKVTSSIKTHSKLGLTATLLREDDKISDLNFLIGPKLFEANWMELSKQGHIARVQCAEVWCSMPTEFYDEYLRAPSRKKNLLYIMNPRKFQACQYLINYHETRGDKIIVFSDNVYALKAYALKLGKAFIYGGTGQPERLKVLENFQHNPLVNTLFLSKIGDTSLDLPEATCLIQISSHYGSRRQEAQRLGRILRAKRRNDEGFNAFFYSLVSKDTQEMYFSSKRQAFLVDQGYAFKVITQLANIEKTPGLAFATAGERRELLQKVLVENDSMEDEDITDDLFHSGSMGRKKKKGPRRTAGTLGELSGGQDMAYIEQNKRVNQGLKKGKGKKDSNAFFKKIGRENARRAAAQ; encoded by the coding sequence ATGCCACCAAAGAGAAAGGCAGAGACAGCCGTGCAGGGCGGGTCGAAGGCAGGGAGGTCTTCGCGCGTGTCGACGCCTGGTGCAGCTACGCCTCGTAGCCTCGAGAGTACTGATGAtgtggaggaagatgacgggcCCGTCGACGAGGTTCTCGAGCGTGACATCGACAAAAACATCGATTTGTTCTCCCTAGATCGCTTTCAGAAAAGACATGCCGTTCGGGAGCCGCTCCCGCACATTTTTGGTGACCGTGACTTCTCGTACCTGGACCTCAAGAAGGATCACCAGAACCGCCCGCTTTGGATCGATCCGCAAAAGGGCAGGATCATTCTGGAGAGCTTCAATCCCTTGGCGGAACAAGCGCAGGACTTTCTAATTACCATTGCCGAACCGCTCTCTCGACCGACATTTATGCACGAGTACGCCCTCACGACACATAGTTTGTACGCCGCCGTCTCCGTCGGCCTCTCTCCCACCGACATCATTAATACCCTGGAGCGTTTCCTGAAGACGCCTCTTCCTGATGAAATTCGATCATTTATTACGAGTTGCACACAGAGTTATGGAAAAGTCAAGCTTGTGTTGAAGAATACCAAGTACTACGTGGAAAGTCCAGACCCAGAGATGCTGCAAATGCTGCTCAAAAATCCTGTCATAGGACCGCTTCGCGTCCAGGGCACAGAAGAGATTACTACCTCGGCCGCTCCCAAGATTGGTGGTTTGGTTATTCCTGGTACCAAAAACGCTGCTGGTGTTAAGCAGGCAAATGGTTTGTCCCAGGGTGCTGAACAGCAGAACGAGCAGGCCGTCAACGAAGGCGACGTCTTGGCCACCCTCAACGaagaggacgatgatgatcAAGAGGTTACGCACTCCTTCGAGATTGCTGACAAGGACGTAGAAACTGTCCAGAAGGAGTGTCTGAACCTTGGATACCCCGTGTTAGAGGAGTACGATTTTCGTAGAGATGAGGTCAACTCAAACCTGGAGATTGACCTGAAGCCCGGCACCCAAATTCGGCCGTACCAAGAAAAGAGTCTCAGTAAGATGTTTGGCAATGGTCGAGCCAAGAGTGGGTTGATTGTCTTGCCTTGTGGTGCCGGTAAAACGCTCGTGGGCATCACGGCTGCTTGTACGATCAAGAAGGGCATTATTGTGCTTTGCACCAGTTCCATGTCGGTCGTACAATGGAGAAACGAATTTCTGAAGTGGTCAAACATCAATCCAGACGACATTGTTGCTTTTACATCAGACTCCAAAGGATCCGTCTTCACCGGCAGCACTGGCATCATTGTTACAACCTACTCCATGGTGACACAATCGCGAGCTCGCTCATACGACGCCGATAAGATGATGAAGTTCCTCACAGGGCGAGAATGGGGTCTAATGCTTTTGGACGAAGTGCACGTTGTGCCAGCCAACATCTTCCGAAAGGTCACGTCCTCCATCAAGACTCATTCCAAGCTCGGCCTCACGGCGACTCTTCTCCGAGAAGACGATAAGATTTCCGACTTAAACTTCTTAATCGGACCAAAGCTCTTTGAGGCAAACTGGATGGAGTTATCCAAGCAAGGGCACATCGCGAGGGTACAATGTGCGGAAGTATGGTGTTCTATGCCCACCGAGTTTTACGACGAATACTTGAGGGCGCCATCCAGGAAAAAGAACTTGCTGTACATCATGAACCCTCGCAAGTTCCAGGCCTGCCAATACCTGATCAATTATCATGAGACTAGAGGAGACAAGATTATTGTCTTTTCAGACAATGTGTACGCCTTGAAAGCCTACGCCTTAAAGCTTGGCAAGGCGTTCATCTACGGCGGTACTGGACAACCCGAGCGCTTGAAAGTTCTTGAGAACTTCCAGCACAACCCTCTGGTGAACACTTTGTTTCTTTCAAAAATTGGCGACACCTCGCTCGACTTGCCAGAAGCTACGTGTCTCATACAGATTTCATCTCACTACGGCTCTCGACGTCAGGAAGCTCAGCGTCTGGGCCGTATCTTGCGAGCTAAGCGTCGAAATGACGAAGGCTTCAACGCCTTTTTCTATTCTTTAGTTTCCAAAGACACCCAAGAGATGTACTTTTCATCCAAACGACAAGCCTTCCTGGTTGATCAAGGTTACGCCTTCAAGGTGATTACTCAACTGGCCAATATCGAAAAGACGCCTGGGCTGGCATTTGCCACTGCCGGTGAACGACGAGAGTTGCTGCAAAAGGTTTTGGTGGAGAACGATTCcatggaagacgaagatATCACGGACGACCTCTTCCATAGCGGTAGCATGGggcgcaagaagaagaagggtcCGCGCAGGACTGCGGGCACGCTAGGCGAGCTGAGCGGTGGCCAAGACATGGCGTATATCGAGCAGAACAAGAGAGTGAACCAGGGActcaagaagggcaagggcaagaaggacAGCAATGCATTTTTCAAGAAGATTGGACGAGAGAATGCTAGACGGGCTGCGGCTCAGTAA
- the TRK2_0 gene encoding Low-affinity potassium transport protein, translated as MFETTISYVWGQLKAAKPAFISKKPHFSFITVHYFWIIGATIVGSIAMFVGGKGELAYIDALMFASGANTQAGLNPVDVNRLNGFQQAMIYLFSVTSNPITLHGFVVFLRLYWFEKRFRSWAREIRSRRRTLTKSKSKARNDVHLAEQGVNGRDITLMPQNGRKQRITNDGILLDDGHETQHNAEVANKSDESDTTTATDDQPKLSEPNHPEKSDGSPQDHGAGENRTTSLPGHTAITFADTVKRSDGLGDEETKFPQRRTNAEHIAILERQRNQDDDEVLRIPGPRDAERGLGPRRLEASDMDEDDNRLARSQTAETFPGGVAQPGRIRERQSTIVIAEPEKHHRREEIEEKAKAIGGTMDALRYRKPRIFNPSQNKHHEDEEDGRRTRPVRTRTLDNIRSVLSSSKTEDMPYLSYTPTMGRNSNFVGLTLEQREELGGIEYRSLRTLAIVLLVYFWGFHLVILTCLLPFILHNDHYGDIVVADGVSRTWWGFFTSNVAFMDVGFTLTPDSMISFNTSAFCLMVMWFFIIIGNTGFPVMLRFIIWVAAKLAPVGSGIWEELRFLLDHPRRCFTLLFPSGPNWWLFWILVVLNAVDLLFFMVLDLGGEPIAKLSVSNRVVIGFFQAASTRTAGFSAVAMSEIHPAIPVLYLIMMYISVFPIAISIRRTNVYEEKSLGMYQPNHVEDDQDASALSYVGTHLRRQLSFDLWYVFLGFFIITISEGAKIVAGRFSLFDILFEVVSAYGTVGLSMGAAGVNASLCSQFSVVGKLVIVAMEIRGRHRGLPYGLDRAILLPSESRFRKEAEEQEAALARTNTALTHATASGIQHQDINLTRTRSKSREHVRANSNIVAQLLQPGPAVHREGPSHQRMSSKDSHGHPFGSMRTFSEPHPDDEQMDELAPLPSSGSKPWNRRVDSAPVS; from the exons ATGTTCGAAACAACTATATCCTACGTTTGGGGTcagctcaaggctgccaagCCTGCGTTCATCTCCAAGAAGCCCCATTTCAGCTTCATCACTGTTCACT ACTTTTGGATCATTGGGGCAACCATCGTCGGCTCGATTGCCATGTTTGTGGGAGGCAAGGGCGAATTAGCTTACATTGATGCGTTGATGTTTGCTAGTGGTGCGAATACGCAGGCTGGGTTAAACCCTGTCGACGTAAACCGCCTTAATGGATTCCAGCAAGCTATGATCTATCTGTTCTCCGTGACGTCAAATCCCATCACTCTCCATGGCTTTGTGGTATTTCTGCGTTTATACTGGTTTGAGAAACGTTTTCGAAGCTGGGCACGGGAGATTCGATCTCGACGCCGAACTCTGACCAAATCAAAGTCAAAAGCCCGAAATGATGTACACCTGGCTGAACAGGGCGTCAACGGTCGAGACATCACGCTCATGCCACAAAATGGCCGAAAACAGAGGATCACGAATGACGGTATTCTGCTGGACGATGGCCATGAAACCCAACACAACGCTGAAGTTGCCAACAAGAGTGATGAAAGCGACACCACAACCGCCACAGATGATCAGCCAAAGCTATCTGAGCCCAACCATCCGGAGAAATCAGACGGTTCGCCCCAAGACCATGGAGCAGGTGAAAATCGCACGACTAGCCTTCCAGGCCACACGGCCATCACTTTCGCAGACACTGTCAAAAGAAGTGACGGCTTAGGTGATGAGGAAACTAAGTTTCCTCAAAGACGAACGAATGCAGAACACATTGCAATTCTGGAGAGACAGCGCAaccaagacgatgatgaggtCCTTCGCATCCCTGGCCCGCGCGATGCAGAACGTGGATTAGGTCCCAGACGACTGGAAGCAAGTGATATGGACGAAGATGATAATAGACTTGCACGGTCTCAGACAGCAGAAACCTTTCCAGGAGGCGTCGCTCAACCAGGACGTATACGCGAACGGCAGTCAACAATCGTCATTGCCGAACCTGAGAAGCATCATCGCCGGGAAGAGATagaagaaaaggccaaagCAATTGGCGGTACCATGGATGCCCTGAGATATCGCAAGCCCCGCATCTTCAACCCTTCGCAGAATAAGCATcacgaagatgaagaagatggaagacGTACCAGGCCGGTCCGCACGCGCACACTGGACAACATCCGTTCCGTGTTGTCCAGTTCCAAGACTGAGGATATGCCATATCTCTCCTATACACCTACCATGGGTCGAAACTCCAACTTTGTTGGCTTAACACTTGAACAACGCGAGGAACTTGGTGGTATTGAGTACCGTTCGCTGAGGACACTTGCAATCGTTCTTTTAGTCTACTTTTGGGGGTTTCATCTTGTGATTCTGACTTGCCTATTGCCCTTTATACTCCATAATGACCATTATGGAGACATTGTGGTTGCTGATGGCGTGTCAAGAACTTGGTGGGGTTTTTTCACCTCCAATGTTGCCTTTATGGACGTTGGCTTTACCCTCACTCCTGACAGTATGATCTCTTTCAACACATCTGCCTTTTGCTTGATGGTAATGTGGTTTTTTATCATTATCGGAAATACAGGTTTCCCGGTAATGCTACGCTTTATCATTTGGGTTGCCGCCAAGCTCGCCCCCGTTGGCTCGGGAATATGGGAGGAACTTCGGTTTCTACTTGACCACCCACGTCGCTGCTTCACACTGTTGTTCCCATCAGGTCCGAATTGGTGGTTATTTTGGATTCTGGTTGTGTTGAACGCTGTCGACTTGTTGTTCTTCATGGTTCTCGAC CTTGGAGGTGAACCTATTGCTAAGCTGAGCGTTAGCAATCGGGTTGTCATTGGATTCTTTCAGGCTGCGTCTACAAGAACAGCTGGGTTCTCTGCCGTTGCCATGTCAGAGATTCATCCAGCAATTCCAGTTCTATATCTGATCATGATGTACATTTCTGTCTTCCCCATCGCCATTTCCATTCGTCGCACCAACGTCTACGAGGAAAAGTCTCTTGGCATGTACCAGCCGAATCATGTGGAAGACGACCAGGATGCTAGTGCTCTGTCGTATGTTGGAACTCATTTACGTCGCCAACTATCCTTCGATTTGTGGTACGTCTTTCTGGGATTTTTCATCATCACTATCAGTGAAGGTGCGAAGATTGTGGCCGGCAGATTCTCCTTGTTTGACATTTTATTCGAAGTCGTGAGCGCTTACGGGACCGTGGGATTGAGTATGGGTGCTGCCGGAGTCAATGCCTCTCTGTGCTCTCAATTTTCTGTCGTTGGCAAGCTGGTTATCGTGGCCATGGAAATTCGCGGTCGTCATCGTGGCCTGCCCTATGGTCTCGACAGGGCTATTCTTCTGCCTAGCGAATCCAGATTTAggaaagaagcagaagagcaagaagccGCATTGGCGAGAACCAATACTGCTCTCACACATGCCACTGCGTCCGGCATTCAGCATCAAGACATCAATTTGACTCGGACCCGAAGTAAGAGCCGTGAGCATGTCCGAGCCAACAGCAACATTGTTGCGCAATTGCTACAACCTGGGCCTGCCGTACACCGAGAGGGCCCATCACATCAGCGCATGAGCTCTAAAGACTCCCATGGTCATCCTTTCGGGTCGATGAGAACCTTTTCTGAGCCTCATCCGGATGACGAGCAAATGGATGAATTGGCTCCTTTACCCAGTTCTGGGTCAAAGCCATGGAACCGGAGAGTAGATTCTGCCCCAGTGTCTTAG
- the vps902 gene encoding Vacuolar protein sorting-associated protein 9b, protein MSSQNSKGSDAIRQGVPRMPSYPDSAHRNENDRLELPKRAHTFHNGSIPEVQPNHDAPDAFDTAEHSENDDVTETARASVELDELPIELITLTDSFIESLSAKVHSTPPNIEKLSRLFQDFYALASSHIATHISALATKQSRDISPAPSGSSISSAASRLRSKAASLSTKDKPRVETERQMITAEELANRKRARKVLEAKRGTLEEAVERRLCEGIFNKIYRHRTTQDEAQDEKLRSKTAALALVGITPVDLGVDYGEEAAQSPEMAAKVTEQMRHSLGEARADMVRMSEARYPLAKTNHLKAAHKSIVDTLAEVHPSASADEIMPMLIYTLITLPPENLHIISDLHFIQYFRWEQKLTGEAAYCLTNLEAAISFLQTVDLSTLRDDELPSGPVKPDSHVGTPKTETFPPAYGITAPSQSATEASTDNVTASKPAPSPSGLKAANVLRNRRLSDLVNTPAQAFGAASGAVFNTADQGLKTISNSLGDSYSFLLGKLRERQESPKESIIVPRTLDDARKLVSTPPPDEDDNASTTSSVAGGSEDTEQPKRPSAREDRVLSLISGRRDASVDSVRSGHSSTKKPGFSEDSRASSTPTSATPTAPAMLDSVRNLGSSLNPIGRLSSIGMIRGFGRNTATPSAKDSTDSGELATASPEIAAALPPKQITVPRIPPPNKRFMEIQGPGELRLGEVRELLKDYRRLAGVLKNIGAFDEK, encoded by the exons ATGTCTTCGCAAAACTCCAAAGGCTCCGACGCCATCCGGCAAGGCGTTCCTCGTATGCCTTCCTACCCCGACTCCGCCCATCGAAACGAGAATGATAGACTCGAGCTGCCCAAGCGAGCGCATACATTCCATAATGGATCAATCCCCGAAGTGCAACCCAACCATGACGCTCCCGATGCATTCGATACCGCAGAGCATAGTGAAAATGACGATGTTACCGAGACCGCACGAGCGTCTGTCGAGCTCGACGAGTTGCCAATCGAGCTCATAACCCTCACGGACAG CTTCATCGAGTCACTAAGCGCCAAGGTTCACTCTACGCCTCCAAACATTGAAAAATTGTCAAGGTTATTCCAGGACTTCTATGCCCTGGCATCATCCCATATCGCCACACATATCAGCGCTCTTGCTACAAAGCAAAGTCGTGATATTTCACCTGCTCCATCAGGATCATCCATCTCGTCTGCTGCGAGCCGCCTCCGGTCCAAAGCAGCTTCCCTGAGCACCAAGGATAAGCCCAGGGTGGAAACAGAACGTCAGATGATTACAGCTGAAGAGCTTGCGAATCgaaaaagggcaagaaaagTACTAGAGGCAAAGCGAGGCACGCTGGAGGAAGCTGTTGAGCGACGGCTATGTGAGGGCATCTTTAACAAAATCTACCGTCACCGAACTACACAAGATGAGGCTCAAGACGAGAAGCTTCGCTCGAAAACGGCCGCTCTGGCCCTTGTTGGCATTACCCCTGTTGATTTGGGCGTGGACTATGGCGAGGAAGCGGCACAGAGCCCTGAGATGGCTGCCAAGGTGACAGAGCAAATGAGACATTCCTTAGGGGAGGCACGAGCCGATATGGTTCGAATGAGCGAGGCTAGATATCCTCTGGCCAAAACAAATCACTTGAAAGCTGCTCACAAGAGCATAGTCGACACACTGGCTGAAGTGCACCCGTCCGCGTCAGCCGACGAAATCATGCCCATGCTAATATACACCCTCATCACACTGCCGCCAGAGAATCTTCACATCATTAGCGACCTTCATTTCATTCAGTACTTCCGCTGGGAGCAAAAATTGACTGGTGAGGCTGCGTACTGTCTAACAAATCTTGAAGCAGCCATCAGTTTCCTTCAGACGGTGGACCTGTCTACTCTGCGAGATGATGAGCTCCCATCTGGGCCTGTAAAGCCAGACAGTCACGTTGGCACTCCCAAGACTGAAACATTCCCACCGGCGTACGGAATCACTGCGCCTTCTCAGAGTGCTACCGAGGCTAGCACTGACAATGTCACGGCCTCGAAACCCGCGCCTTCTCCCTCAGGCCTCAAGGCTGCCAACGTTTTACGCAACAGAAGACTTAGTGATCTTGTCAATACCCCAGCACAGGCATTTGGCGCGGCAAGCGGTGCCGTGTTCAATACAGCAGACCAGGGACTCAAGACCATTTCCAACAGTTTAGGCGATAGTTATTCGTTTCTCCTAGGCAAGTTGCGAGAACGCCAGGAGAGCCCCAAAGAGTCTATCATCGTTCCTCGCACCCTGGACGATGCTCGTAAACTTGTCAGCACTCCGCCTCCCGATGAGGATGACAACGCCAGCACTACTAGTTCTGTCGCAGGTGGCTCCGAAGACACAGAACAGCCCAAACGCCCTTCCGCGCGCGAAGACCGTGTACTCAGTCTCATCAGCGGTCGTCGGGACGCCAGTGTGGATAGTGTCAGAAGCGGCCATTCGTCTACCAAAAAGCCCGGCTTCTCGGAGGACTCCAGGGCATCAAGCACACCCACgtcagcaacaccaacagcCCCCGCCATGCTAGATTCCGTCCGCAACTTGGGCAGTTCGTTGAACCCCATCGGTCGACTTTCCAGCATTGGCATGATTCGCGGCTTCGGCCGTAACACAGCCACGCCTTCTGCCAAGGACTCCACGGACAGCGGTGAATTGGCGACT GCGTCTCCGGAGATTGCAGCCGCACTTCCACCCAAGCAAATCACCGTTCCTAGGATTCCTCCCCCCAACAAACGCTTCATGGAGATCCAAGGTCCTGGGGAGCTTAGACTCGGCGAAGTCCGGGAACTGCTCAAAGACTATCGACGATTAGCTGGTGTTTTAAAGAATATAGGCGCTTTTGATGAGAAATAG
- the BGL1B_0 gene encoding Beta-glucosidase 1B encodes MSLPSDFLWGFATAAYQIEGAVEQDGRAPTIWDTFCNRPGKIADGSSGTTACDSYNRTADDIALLKSLGATAYRFSLSWTRIIPLGGRNDPVNQPGLDHYVRFVHDLLAAGITPFVTLLHWDVPDELDKRYGGLLDKTEFGLDFEHYARVCFRAMPEVKHWATFNEPWCSAVLGYNVGQFAPGRTSDRAKSSEGDGTTEPWIAAHTLLVAHGRAVKSYRDEFKAAAQGEIGIVLNGDAVFPWDPADPRDVEACERKIEFAISWFADPIYKGDYPESMKRQLGSRLPAFTPEEAALVHGSNDFYGMNHYTANYVKNRPGTPDPEDVAGHLDVLFYNKRGFCIGEETQSPWLRPCAAGFRDLMVWISKRYNYPKIYITENGTSVKGENDLPMEKILDDDFRVRYYNDYVRAMATTVSLDGVDVRGYFAWSLMDNFEWAEGYETRFGVCYVDYDNGQKRFPKKSARFLGPLFDKLIRKEGQ; translated from the exons ATGTCCCTTCCAAGCGACTTTCTCTGGGGATTCGCAACAGCCGC CTATCAAATTGAAGGCGCCGTCGAACAAGACGGTCGAGCCCCCACCATCTGGGACACCTTCTGCAACAGGCCCGGCAAAATCGCCGACGGCTCCTCGGGCACCACGGCGTGCGACTCGTACAATCGCACAGCAGACGATATTGCCCTCCTCAAGTCCCTGGGCGCGACGGCCTACCGCTTCTCCTTGTCATGGACACGCATCATACCGCTGGGGGGCCGGAACGACCCCGTCAATCAGCCCGGTCTGGACCACTACGTCAGGTTTGTACATGACTTGCTCGCTGCCGGCATCACGCCATTCGTCACCTTGCTTCACTGGGATGTGCCCGATGAGCTGGACAAGCGGTACGGCGGGCTGCTGGACAAGACTGAGTTTGGTCTCGATTTCGAGCACTACGCGCGGGTGTGTTTCCGGGCCATGCCCGAGGTGAAGCACTGGGCGACTTTCAATGAGCCGTGGTGCTCGGCCGTCTTGGGATACAACGTCGGCCAGTTTGCCCCAGGAAGGACGTCGGACCGGGCCAAGTCTTccgagggcgacggcacTACGGAGCCTTGGATTGCTGCGCACACGTTGCTCGTTGCGCATGGCCGCGCCGTCAAGTCGTATCGGGACGAGTTCAAGGCGGCCGCCCAGGGCGAAATCGGCATCGTGTTGAACGGTGACGCCGTCTTCCCCTGGGACCCCGCTGACCCGAGGGACGTGGAGGCGTGCGAGCGCAAGATAGAATTCGCCATCTCGTGGTTCGCAGACCCCATCTACAAGGGCGACTACCCAGAGTCCATGAAGCGCCAGCTCGGCAGCCGCCTGCCCGCCTTCACGCCCGAAGAAGCTGCCCTCGTCCACGGCTCAAACGACTTCTACGGCATGAACCACTACACGGCCAACTACGTCAAGAACCGCCCCGGAACGCCCGACCCAGAGGACGTGGCCGGCCACCTCGACGTCTTGTTCTACAACAAGAGGGGCTTCTGCATCGGCGAAGAGACGCAGTCGCCGTGGCTGCGGCCCTGCGCCGCCGGATTCCGCGACCTGATGGTCTGGATCAGCAAGCGCTACAACTACCCCAAAATTTACATCACCGAGAACGGGACCAGTGTCAAGGGCGAGAACGATTTGCCCATGGAGAAGATTCTAGACGATGATTTTCGCGTGCGCTATTACAACGACTACGTGAGGGCCATGGCGACGACCGTGTCGCTGGACGGCGTTGATGTGCGGGGGTATTTTGCCTGGTCGTTGATGGATAATTTTGAATGGGCCGAGGGCTATGAGACGCGGTTTGGCGTGTGCTATGTCGACTATGACAATGGCCAGAAGAGGTTTCCCAAGAAGAGCGCGCGCTTCTTGGGGCCGTTGTTCGACAAGTTGATACGGAAGGAGGGACAGTAG